The following coding sequences lie in one Deltaproteobacteria bacterium HGW-Deltaproteobacteria-18 genomic window:
- a CDS encoding flagellar motor protein MotA has product MDGKSILGLVLCAVIFGAGFVISGEVGQYFNLSAFLIVFGGCLGTAIASFRMERLVYVVRVLRNSYRARMKDPAGIVEILVDLSVKSRIRGLHTLVEDERETSIMFLRRALGFVVDNYPREQTTDILNTEMYFFKQRRDESERVLRVMADICPAIGLAGSVVGLIGMLSGVNDTGIVLATIPIALTSTLYGVILANFVFLPLAARIREVTDHELLLQKIIIEGVRAIQSELNPRVLEVKLKSFLTPSAREGQLVSLARIKERFQIREREEEAPRMAAPEELGVPL; this is encoded by the coding sequence ATGGACGGAAAATCGATTCTGGGCCTAGTGCTCTGCGCCGTGATCTTTGGAGCCGGATTCGTCATCAGCGGCGAAGTGGGACAGTATTTCAACCTGTCCGCGTTCCTGATCGTCTTCGGAGGCTGTCTGGGCACGGCCATCGCCAGTTTTCGGATGGAGCGCCTTGTCTATGTGGTCAGGGTGCTGCGCAACTCCTACCGCGCGCGGATGAAGGATCCGGCCGGCATAGTCGAAATTCTGGTCGACCTGTCGGTCAAGAGCCGGATTCGCGGGCTGCATACCCTGGTCGAAGACGAGCGCGAGACATCGATCATGTTTCTGCGCCGGGCCTTGGGTTTCGTGGTCGATAACTATCCAAGGGAGCAGACCACCGACATCCTGAACACGGAGATGTATTTCTTCAAGCAGCGCCGCGACGAGTCCGAGCGGGTGCTGCGGGTCATGGCCGACATCTGTCCGGCCATCGGACTGGCTGGCAGCGTGGTGGGGCTCATCGGAATGCTCTCGGGCGTCAACGATACGGGAATTGTCCTGGCGACCATTCCCATCGCCCTGACCTCCACCCTGTATGGCGTGATTCTGGCCAATTTCGTTTTCCTGCCGCTGGCCGCCAGAATTCGCGAGGTCACGGATCACGAACTCCTGCTGCAGAAGATCATCATCGAGGGCGTACGGGCCATTCAGAGCGAGCTCAACCCGCGGGTTCTCGAAGTGAAGCTCAAGTCCTTTCTCACTCCCTCGGCGCGAGAGGGGCAGCTTGTCTCCCTGGCGCGCATCAAGGAGCGTTTCCAGATCCGGGAGCGCGAAGAGGAGGCCCCGCGCATGGCCGCACCGGAAGAACTCGGGGTTCCCTTGTAA
- a CDS encoding signal transduction protein: MRTKQVPDSAHQGRHPMVKLIDVKILKIFVGEAVRHNGSPLHDVIVNEARQRGMAGASVSRGFMGFGASSLLHTAKILRLAEDLPIIIEIVDTPSRIADFLPVVDALVEEGSIVVQDGQAIFHLPMRIRDVMTEQVVTVGTQTSLDDVVDLLLKREVKAVPVMEAGRLVGIITGGDLLSRARMPLRLDMHGHVPDGLRHRHSHCLEFEGLKARDIMSAPVTSLNITTTVTDALKLMAARNIKRLPVTAEDGTLMGIVSRTDVLAAIGRTSAVAAHLDVLPAGVHACARDVLYTDVPTAAPDAPLAGVLEKLVASPLRRVVIVDPDRTIRGIIHDWDLLQCFVRQNSPTLVARLLGVLTRRETVPATLEGTAGEVMSREVLSVTPDTPLSAVIRTLVNNKVKRLVVADDKGRLLGMVDRDVILKALASQNPPSS; encoded by the coding sequence ATGCGGACGAAACAGGTTCCAGACAGCGCTCATCAAGGGAGGCATCCGATGGTCAAGTTGATCGACGTGAAGATTCTCAAGATTTTCGTCGGCGAGGCAGTGCGGCACAACGGCTCGCCGCTCCATGACGTCATCGTCAACGAGGCCCGTCAGCGCGGCATGGCAGGGGCTTCGGTTTCCAGGGGCTTCATGGGTTTCGGGGCGAGCAGTCTTCTGCATACGGCCAAAATCCTGCGTCTGGCCGAGGACCTGCCCATCATCATCGAGATTGTGGACACGCCGTCACGCATCGCCGATTTTCTGCCCGTGGTCGACGCTCTCGTCGAGGAAGGGAGCATCGTGGTCCAGGACGGGCAGGCCATTTTCCACCTGCCCATGCGCATCCGCGACGTGATGACCGAGCAGGTTGTTACCGTGGGCACACAGACGTCCCTGGACGATGTGGTGGACCTGCTGCTGAAAAGGGAGGTGAAAGCGGTCCCGGTCATGGAGGCAGGGCGTCTCGTGGGCATCATCACCGGCGGCGACCTGCTGTCCCGGGCGCGGATGCCCCTCCGGCTGGACATGCACGGGCACGTGCCGGACGGACTGCGCCACAGACACAGTCATTGCCTGGAATTCGAGGGACTTAAGGCGCGCGACATCATGTCCGCCCCGGTCACGAGCCTCAACATCACGACCACGGTCACCGACGCCCTGAAACTGATGGCGGCACGCAACATCAAGCGCCTGCCGGTCACGGCCGAAGACGGGACGCTGATGGGCATCGTCAGCCGCACGGATGTGCTGGCGGCCATTGGACGGACCTCGGCAGTGGCGGCGCATCTCGATGTCCTACCCGCGGGGGTGCACGCCTGCGCCCGGGACGTTCTGTACACGGACGTGCCCACCGCCGCACCGGACGCCCCCCTGGCCGGAGTTCTGGAAAAGCTGGTCGCGTCTCCCCTGCGCCGGGTGGTCATCGTGGACCCGGACAGGACGATTCGTGGCATCATTCACGACTGGGATCTCTTGCAATGCTTCGTGCGCCAGAACTCTCCAACGCTGGTGGCCAGGCTCCTCGGCGTCCTGACCCGGCGCGAGACCGTGCCCGCGACGCTCGAAGGCACTGCCGGAGAGGTCATGTCCCGCGAAGTACTCAGCGTGACTCCGGACACCCCCTTGAGCGCAGTCATCCGGACCCTCGTGAACAACAAGGTCAAGCGTCTGGTTGTCGCCGACGATAAAGGGCGTCTGCTCGGCATGGTCGACCGGGACGTGATTCTGAAGGCGCTGGCCAGCCAGAACCCGCCTTCGAGTTAA